Proteins encoded in a region of the Vicia villosa cultivar HV-30 ecotype Madison, WI linkage group LG5, Vvil1.0, whole genome shotgun sequence genome:
- the LOC131604113 gene encoding uncharacterized protein LOC131604113 — protein MRTDRKIQTFNGKSTLPGRNLMKHQLGGVIFGCTRHTMKECLSKQLFGLPAQHFSYVENINPKMPLFLFNYSDRKLHGVFEATSNGKMFIDPYAWISDDYTDETQYPAQVKVRVQVQCHPLLEDKFGPIIKENYYLNNHFWFELDHRQTSKLMHLFLSPTIVTKTPISHSNSNGKTEYSSPPRKILKKDEFNRPLRTHPIKKEIKHDEKNRVYKKLLEFALKKKNQGLSLIDNVSEAPNENVSEAPNESETKDYRDASLSLKKKEENCRSSFENLYTIVQSVQQRVKERKAFQKTQSSENGDLKQKQVSFEIQHVEDEDIMSRFTNVEKTIIQFLLSKNATKSFQPLNFVGIYTTQVRLKVASTINGHKCFTNIEIFNLDYGRWISINSNSDKKFDLAGMELNDSLHFNGGYNGFDYLKYTMHGIDECTSVPYMDLFDPCFEARMKLMNCLEDFSDAKYFKKSMRLRESKFLKTF, from the exons ATGAGGACAGACAGGAAGATACAAACTTTTAATGGCAAAAGTACTTTACCTGGTAGGAATTTGATGAAGCATCAACTTGGTGGGGTCATATTTGGATGCACAAGACATACAATGAAAGAATGTTTATCTAAGCAACTATTTG GCTTACCAGCTCAACACTTTTCATATGTGGAAAATATTAATCCAAAGATGCCTTTATTTCTTTTCAACTATAGTGATAGGAAGCTTCATGGAGTTTTTGAGGCAACTAGCAATGGAAAAATGTTTATAGACCCTTATGCATGGATTAGTGATGATTATACTGATGAAACACAATATCCTGCACAG GTAAAAGTTCGTGTTCAAGTTCAGTGTCATCCATTATTGGAAGATAAATTTGGACCAATAATTAAAGAGAATTACTATCTCAATAATCATTTTTGGTTTGAACTAGACCATAGACAAACAAGCAAGTTAATGCATTTATTTCTATCTCCGACCATAGTTACTAAAACACCAATATCACATTCTAATTCTAACGGCAAAACTGAATATTCATCTCCTCCACGCAAAATCTTAAAGAAAG ATGAATTCAACCGACCATTACGTACTCACCCAATTAAAAAGGAGATAAAGCATGATGAAAAAAATCGTGTATACAAGAAACTATTAGAATTtgctcttaaaaagaaaaatcaaggtTTATCTTTGATAGACAATGTTAGTGAAGCTCCTAATGAGAATGTTAGTGAAGCTCCTAATGAGAGCGAGACAAAGGATTACAGAGACGCATCATTAAGTTTAAAAAAGAAGGAAGAAAATTGTCGTTCTTCATTTGAGAATCTATATACTATAGTACAG TCGGTGCAACAACGAGTTAAAGAAAGGAAAGCTTTTCAAAAAACCCAGTCGTCGGAGAATGGTGATCTAAAACAAAAGCAG GTTTCCTTTGAAATTCAACATGTcgaagatgaagatattatgtcTAGATTTACAAATGTGGAGAAGACGATTATCCAATTTTTATTGTCCAAGAATGCAACCAAATCTTTTCAACCATTGAACTTTGTAGGTATATACACTACACAAGTACGATTGAAag TTGCTAGTACTATAAATGGACATAAATGCTTTACAAATATTGAGATCTTTAATTTAGATTATGGAAGGTGGATCTCTATAAATTCAAATTCAGATAag aAATTTGATCTTGCTGGAATGGAACTCAATGATTCACTTCATTTTAATGGTGGATATAATGGATTTGACTATTTGAA GTATACTATGCATGGCATTGATGAATGCACAAGTGTTCCATATATGGATCTCTTTGATCCATGTTTTGAGGCAAGGATGAAATTGATGAATTGTCTTGAGGATTTTTCTGATGCCAAATATTTTAAGAAGTCTATGAGATTGAGGGAGTCTaagtttttgaaaactttttaa